The following are encoded in a window of Methanobrevibacter ruminantium M1 genomic DNA:
- the ribB gene encoding 3,4-dihydroxy-2-butanone-4-phosphate synthase codes for MNQEERLKGSPIERVETALEAIKAGNGVIVTDNEDRENEGDMIFSSEHLTEEQMALLIREGSGIVCLCLTQDKADALELPLMVENNTSTYGTGFTITIEAAEGVTTGVSAADRVTTVKAASALDAKPSDLHHPGHVFPLRARPGGVLERDGHTEATIDLMRLAGLNPCGVLCEITLPNGTMARMPDVIEFSAEHDMPVVTIEDIIAYRKENDI; via the coding sequence ATGAATCAAGAAGAAAGATTAAAAGGAAGTCCAATAGAAAGAGTAGAAACAGCATTAGAAGCAATAAAAGCAGGAAATGGAGTTATCGTAACAGATAACGAAGACAGAGAAAACGAAGGAGACATGATCTTCTCCAGCGAACATTTAACTGAAGAACAGATGGCACTTCTCATAAGAGAAGGAAGCGGAATCGTATGCTTATGCCTAACCCAAGATAAGGCTGATGCTCTTGAACTTCCATTAATGGTTGAAAACAATACAAGTACCTATGGTACAGGATTTACAATAACAATTGAAGCTGCAGAAGGTGTTACAACCGGAGTATCTGCAGCAGACAGAGTAACTACAGTAAAAGCAGCATCTGCATTGGATGCAAAACCAAGCGATTTACACCACCCAGGTCACGTATTCCCACTTAGGGCAAGACCTGGAGGGGTCCTTGAAAGGGACGGTCATACAGAGGCAACAATTGACCTTATGAGACTTGCAGGACTTAATCCATGTGGCGTATTGTGTGAAATCACCCTTCCAAATGGAACAATGGCAAGAATGCCTGATGTAATTGAATTTTCAGCAGAGCATGACATGCCTGTAGTTACAATTGAAGACATAATTGCTTATCGTAAGGAAAATGACATCTAA
- the tfrA gene encoding fumarate reductase (CoM/CoB) subunit TfrA, giving the protein MESKIIKSDVLIIGSGGAGCRAAIEVSNEGKEALIVSKGLSFRSGCTGMAEGGYNAALGLVDPEDTIEAHIKDTLKGGAYLNDPKLVDILVNESPKRLSDLEEYGALFDRQESGELNQRPFGGQTYRRTCFQGDRTGHEIMTALKEEILKRNIKTMDEVMITQLILDPAESFMPKVIGAVGLDLKTSETIFFQAKAVILASGGAGQLYPVSSNTTQKNGDGLAIAWNAGADLIDMEEVQFHPTGMVYPDSRKGVLVTEAVRAEGGKLINSEGERFMGRYDDRMELATRDVVARSIYNEIMEGRGTEHGGVYLDVTHLDGELIEEKLETMLEQFLDVGVDIRKEPMEVAPTAHHHMGGLRINPDASTNVENLFGAGEVCGGVHGANRLGGNALADTQVFGKIAGSSAASATDIAEFRYNNEAVEDEENRIKSLIKEGSINPLDMKKEIQNLMWEKVSIVRNEQNLKSALERLLEMKNELNDLNVDDRTQFNESLITALEVTNMVEICILIVKSAILRRESRGAHFREDFPETNDTWKKSIVMSKSKIRFAKR; this is encoded by the coding sequence ATGGAAAGTAAAATTATCAAATCAGATGTTTTGATTATAGGTTCAGGAGGAGCTGGTTGCAGAGCAGCTATAGAAGTATCCAATGAGGGCAAAGAAGCTTTAATAGTTTCTAAAGGACTTTCATTCCGCTCTGGTTGTACAGGCATGGCTGAAGGTGGATACAACGCTGCACTTGGACTTGTTGACCCTGAAGACACTATCGAAGCACATATAAAAGACACCTTAAAAGGTGGAGCATACCTTAATGACCCTAAATTAGTAGACATATTGGTTAACGAGTCACCAAAACGCTTGAGCGACCTTGAAGAGTATGGTGCATTGTTCGACAGACAAGAGTCTGGAGAATTAAACCAAAGACCATTTGGAGGCCAAACCTATAGAAGAACATGCTTCCAGGGAGACAGAACAGGCCATGAGATTATGACTGCCCTTAAGGAGGAAATCCTAAAGAGAAACATAAAAACTATGGATGAAGTGATGATTACACAGCTTATACTTGACCCTGCTGAATCCTTTATGCCAAAGGTCATCGGAGCAGTAGGACTTGACCTTAAGACAAGTGAAACAATCTTCTTCCAGGCTAAGGCTGTCATTCTTGCAAGCGGAGGTGCTGGTCAGCTATACCCTGTCAGCTCAAACACAACCCAAAAGAACGGAGACGGACTTGCAATAGCATGGAATGCCGGAGCAGACCTAATCGACATGGAAGAGGTTCAGTTCCACCCTACAGGAATGGTCTATCCAGATTCAAGAAAGGGAGTCCTTGTAACCGAAGCTGTAAGAGCAGAAGGAGGAAAGCTCATAAACAGCGAAGGTGAAAGGTTCATGGGCCGCTATGACGATAGAATGGAACTTGCAACAAGAGATGTTGTAGCAAGATCAATTTATAATGAAATCATGGAAGGAAGAGGAACCGAGCATGGAGGAGTATACCTTGATGTGACCCACCTTGACGGAGAACTAATAGAGGAAAAACTTGAAACAATGCTAGAGCAATTCCTTGATGTTGGAGTGGATATAAGGAAAGAGCCAATGGAAGTTGCCCCAACTGCCCACCACCATATGGGAGGACTTAGAATAAACCCAGACGCAAGCACAAATGTGGAAAACCTATTTGGAGCTGGAGAAGTCTGTGGAGGAGTCCATGGAGCAAACAGACTCGGAGGAAATGCACTTGCAGACACTCAAGTATTTGGTAAGATTGCAGGATCATCTGCAGCATCTGCAACAGACATTGCTGAGTTCAGATACAATAATGAAGCAGTAGAAGATGAAGAGAACAGAATAAAATCATTAATCAAGGAAGGCTCAATAAACCCATTGGATATGAAAAAGGAAATCCAAAACCTGATGTGGGAGAAAGTATCCATTGTCAGAAATGAGCAAAACCTTAAGTCCGCCCTTGAAAGACTTCTTGAGATGAAAAATGAACTTAATGACCTTAATGTAGATGATAGAACCCAATTCAATGAGTCTCTCATAACAGCTCTTGAAGTCACAAACATGGTTGAGATATGCATCCTTATAGTTAAATCAGCAATACTTAGAAGGGAAAGCCGAGGAGCTCACTTCAGAGAAGACTTCCCAGAGACTAATGACACTTGGAAAAAGAGCATAGTCATGAGCAAAAGCAAGATAAGGTTTGCTAAAAGATAA